Proteins co-encoded in one Prescottella sp. R16 genomic window:
- a CDS encoding polysaccharide biosynthesis tyrosine autokinase — translation MEVQDYLRIVQSRWKIIAAVTLLGVLAALVASLMSTRMYQASARLFVSTSSGASVNEVYQGNRFSQERVASYTSLLSGTTLAQRTLDELGDTTMTAKQLAGEVKASSTPDTVLLTLAVTDPSPERARDLANALADEFVVMAEELETMEPGKPPMARVVVEQKADTPDAPVSPRTKRNLALGFAIGLLGGIALAVLRDRLDNTVKSREVLDELAGVGAVGIVPFDKDREQKAAIAFQDGYSAGAEAFRELRTNLQFLEVDNPPRVIEITSSLPGEGKTTTAINLTIALAEAGYSVCLVDADLRRPRVAKYLDLIGSVGMSTVLSAQADLDDALQSSPYPNMSVLASGALPPNPSELLGSSHAQKLIDDLRERFDFVVIDASPLIPVTDAAVLAVKVDGALVVVRHGKTKRDQVARAIGNLRGVGATVLGTILTMTPSKGQGGYEYRYYYDADAPVQKSEITVTQAYPSPSVSKRVVEPSRP, via the coding sequence ATGGAAGTACAGGACTACCTGCGCATCGTGCAGTCGCGCTGGAAGATCATCGCGGCGGTCACGCTGCTCGGGGTGCTCGCCGCCCTGGTGGCGTCGCTGATGTCCACGCGCATGTACCAGGCGTCGGCGAGACTGTTCGTCTCCACGTCCTCGGGGGCCTCGGTCAACGAGGTCTATCAGGGCAATCGGTTCTCACAGGAACGGGTGGCGTCGTACACGAGCCTGCTGTCCGGAACCACGCTGGCGCAGCGCACGCTCGACGAACTCGGTGACACGACGATGACAGCCAAGCAACTGGCCGGTGAGGTGAAGGCGTCGTCGACGCCCGACACGGTGCTGCTCACCCTCGCTGTCACCGATCCGTCACCCGAGCGTGCCCGCGATCTGGCGAACGCCCTCGCAGACGAGTTCGTCGTCATGGCAGAGGAACTCGAGACGATGGAGCCCGGAAAACCGCCGATGGCGCGGGTGGTCGTCGAGCAGAAGGCGGACACGCCGGACGCCCCCGTCAGCCCCCGGACGAAGCGCAACCTCGCGCTCGGATTCGCCATCGGCCTGCTCGGCGGAATCGCACTCGCGGTGCTGCGCGACCGACTCGACAACACCGTCAAGTCCCGTGAGGTGCTCGACGAACTCGCCGGCGTCGGCGCGGTCGGCATCGTCCCGTTCGACAAGGACCGGGAACAGAAGGCCGCCATCGCCTTCCAGGACGGCTACTCGGCCGGAGCGGAAGCATTCCGGGAACTGCGGACCAACCTTCAGTTCCTCGAAGTCGACAACCCGCCGCGCGTCATCGAGATCACCAGCTCCCTTCCCGGGGAAGGGAAGACGACGACCGCAATCAACCTGACGATCGCACTCGCGGAGGCCGGCTACTCGGTGTGCCTCGTCGACGCGGATCTACGTCGGCCCCGGGTCGCAAAGTATCTGGACCTGATCGGGTCGGTCGGTATGAGCACCGTCCTCTCGGCGCAGGCCGACCTCGACGATGCGCTGCAGTCGTCGCCCTACCCCAACATGTCGGTGCTGGCGTCGGGTGCATTGCCGCCCAATCCCAGTGAGCTGCTGGGGTCGTCGCACGCGCAGAAGCTGATCGACGATCTGCGGGAACGCTTCGACTTCGTCGTCATCGACGCGTCACCACTGATCCCGGTGACCGACGCGGCAGTCCTCGCCGTGAAGGTGGACGGTGCGCTCGTCGTCGTGCGGCACGGAAAAACGAAGCGGGACCAGGTCGCGCGGGCCATCGGGAACCTTCGCGGTGTCGGCGCGACCGTTCTGGGCACCATCTTGACGATGACACCCTCCAAGGGGCAGGGCGGATACGAGTACCGGTACTACTACGACGCTGACGCCCCCGTACAGAAGTCGGAAATCACTGTGACGCAGGCATATCCGTCACCATCCGTATCCAAGCGAGTGGTCGAGCCCAGCCGGCCCTGA